In Triticum aestivum cultivar Chinese Spring unplaced genomic scaffold, IWGSC CS RefSeq v2.1 scaffold124978, whole genome shotgun sequence, one DNA window encodes the following:
- the LOC123172223 gene encoding GDSL esterase/lipase At1g28600-like, with protein SDNPLQKLIQQGAKYIVVADVFPTGCIPPILKMLASPNKMEYDRHGCLKSGNRLGRSQNSLLRQRIKMLRHKYPHTKIIATEYYRPILAFLDMPGHFGLNNSTTLLTCCGAGGPPYNYDFNTGCGLPGVKACTDPSQALQWDGFHLTESAYRAIADGWLHGPYADPTIMDIAR; from the exons GAAGTGACAATCCCTTGCAGAAACTGATCCAGCAAGGCGCCAAGTACATCGTTGTGGCAGACGTCTTCCCGACTGGCTGCATACCGCCAATTCTCAAAATGCTCGCTAGCCCAAATAAAATGGAGTACGATCGGCATGGATGCCTGAAGAGTGGGAACAGGCTGGGACGCTCCCAGAACTCTCTCCTCCGCCAACGGATCAAGATGCTTCGGCACAAGTATCCACATACGAAGATCATTGCCACCGAGTACTACAGACCCATCCTAGCTTTTCTAGATATGCCAGGGCATTTTG GACTGAACAACAGCACAACTCTCCTCACCTGTTGTGGTGCAGGAGGCCCTCCATATAACTACGACTTCAACACAGGGTGCGGCCTCCCGGGTGTGAAGGCGTGCACAGATCCATCTCAGGCGCTTCAGTGGGATGGTTTCCACCTAACAGAGTCTGCCTATAGGGCCATCGCCGATGGGTGGCTCCATGGCCCCTATGCGGATCCAACGATAATGGACATTGCACGCTAA